The Gallus gallus isolate bGalGal1 chromosome 3, bGalGal1.mat.broiler.GRCg7b, whole genome shotgun sequence genome window below encodes:
- the LGSN gene encoding lengsin has translation MNKKEDFTQQNTAGIDNDEVDGNSICSFRKKKGIKGTTKHAPLLKNEKIEPSLTSKIPDPHPLQGTIVSSEPPLHHSLQNLNNFPLVENDRGDRGSSYFGSNVKGDMSGETHDIPENAHSGKIAIEKMQEGTETSGKTKLSMGVQSTGNTEKVECTETVCEEEASEKTEHKQEVWGRMDEENSKFHVTKMGSLESTATTQGSDTAVSLAPGISRQSLQELKKLLSEGPLPAHGPNYRDGSSGTFSQQNLKPVEKRAEKQGRPFETLSLHFGKDTQKYHSFHEEGAGQQSNPLLVLSSAGSDQPQPVGGEVDQPFLKQPETSMSAESSAPEIQFDSSAGNAASGREPDINSLRIPSLLHLFSHIEFIKQQMARDSIQFVRFESIDLHGVSRSKNVPSRFFHEKAIHGVAMPRSYLELTLNPKDNEIDYINATNFNCDIILNPDLSTFRILPWTEQTARVICDSFTVLGNPLMTSPRHIAKKQLSELQDNGFSLHSAFTYEFCIYGITEVVNSKTISFPAATILNNHDQTFIQELIEGMYSTGANIESFSSSSGPGQMEITFHPAFGIDAADSAFTFRTGIKEVAKKYSYIASFFSESGFYNSGALSHSLWDLSGQKNLFSAGYGAEELTDIGKNWLSGLLAHSAAISCLMAPTTSCRKPYSKYSKESKETVSAKWAYNDNSCAFNVKCHGGKGTHIENKLSSATANPYLVLAATIAAGLDGVKRGLRYDDTSQEEDHISDLKPSSIPLKLEDALVALEKDSCIKEALGETFISYFIAMKHYELETEEMDSERNKCLGYFI, from the exons ATgaacaaaaaggaagatttcACTCAGCAG AACACAGCTGGAATTGACAATGATGAAGTTGATGGCAACAGTATATGtagtttcagaaagaaaaagggaatcAAAGGTACCACAAAGCATGCTCCTCtattaaaaaatgagaagattGAGCCATCTCTCACCTCAAAAATCCCAGATCCTCATCCTCTTCAAGGAACCATTGTTAGTTCAGAACCACCACTGCATCATTCTCTTCAAAACCTGAATAATTTTCCTCTGGTAGAAAACGACAGAGGGGACAGAGGCAGTTCCTATTTTGGCAGCAACGTGAAAGGAGACATGTCTGGGGAAACACATGACATCCCAGAAAACGCTCACAGTGGGAAAATAGCAATAGAAAAAATGCAGGAGGGGACAGAGACATCAGGTAAAACAAAGCTGTCCATGGGTGTACAATCCACAGGCAACACAGAGAAAGTTGAATGCACAGAGACAGTGTGTGAAGAAGAGGCCAGTGAGAAGACAGAGCATAAACAAGAGGTCTGGGGCAGGATggatgaagaaaacagcaagtttCATGTGACAAAGATGGGTTCCCTGGAGAGCACTGCAACCACACAAGGGAGTGACACTGCTGTATCTTTAGCACCTGGCATTTCTAGACAAAGTCTGCAAGAGCTGAAAAAACTTCTGAGTGAAGGCCCTCTGCCTGCCCATGGGCCCAATTACAGAGACGGGTCAAGTGGCACTTTTAGTCAACAAAACCTGAAGCCTGTGgagaaaagagctgaaaaacaagGCAGGCCCTTTGAGACGCTTAGTCTCCATTTTGGAAAAGATACTCAAAAGTACCACAGTTTTCATGaggagggagcagggcagcagagcaaTCCTCTGCTGgtcctcagctctgcaggatctGATCAACCGCAACCAGTAGGAGGTGAGGTGGATCAGCCATTCCTGAAACAACCAGAGACTTCCATGAGTGCCGAAAGTTCTGCTCCTGAGATTCAGTTTGACTCTTCTGCAGGTAATGCTG CATCCGGCAGAGAACCTGATATAAACAGCCTCAGAATTCCAAGCCTCCTTCACCTGTTCTCTCACATTGAATTTATTAAGCAGCAGATGGCCAGGGACAGCATACAGTTCGTCAGATTTGAATCAATAGATCTCCATGGTGTGTCAAGATCAAAGAACGTTCCTTCTCGCTTTTTTCAT GAAAAAGCAATTCATGGTGTTGCCATGCCCAGAAGCTATCTTGAACTGACCCTTAATCCTAAGGATAATGAAATAGATTATATAAATGCAACCAATTTTAATTGTGACATAATCCTGAATCCTGATTTATCAACGTTTCGAATTCTACCCTGGACGGAGCAGACTGCTAGAGTGATATGTGATTCCTTCACTGTATTGGGCAACCCTCTAATGACCTCGCCTAGGCACATTGCCAAGAAGCAGCTGAGCGAGCTTCAGGACAATGGCTTTTCTCTACACTCTGCCTTCACTTATGAATTTTGTATTTATGGCATTACTGAGGTTGTAAATTCAAAGACAATATCCTTTCCTGCAGCAACAATACTAAATAACCATGACCAGACATTCATTCAGGAGCTCATTGAAGGAATGTATTCTACTGGGGCCAACattgaaagcttttcttcttctagtGGGCCTGGACAAATGGAGATTACTTTTCATCCAGCATTTGGCATAGATGCTGCTGACAGTGCCTTCACGTTTAGAACAGGTATTAAAGAAGTGGCTAAGAAGTATAGCTACATAGCTAGCTTTTTCTCAGAATCAGGATTCTACAATTCAGGTGCTCTCTCACATAGCCTGTGGGATCTGAGTGGCcagaagaatttgttttctgctggttATGGAGCTGAAGAGCTCACAGATATTGGAAAAAATTGGCTATCTGGTCTCCTGGCACACTCAGCAGCTATTAGCTGCTTGATGGCTCCAACCACCAGCTGCCGTAAGCCTTATTCCAAATACAGCAAAGAATCGAAGGAGACTGTAAGTGCAAAATGGGCATATAATGATAACAGCTGTGCCTTTAATGTCAAATGTCATGGTGGAAAAGGAACTCACATCGAGAATAAATTAAGTTCTGCTACAGCAAACCCCTACTTGGTACTTGCTGCTACTATTGCTGCAGGCCTAGATGGAGTAAAGAGAGGACTTAGGTATGATGATACATCTCAGGAAGAAGACCACATATCTGATCTGAAACCTTCATCCATCCCTCTGAAGCTAGAAGATGCTCTTGTGGCACTTGAGAAAGATTCATGCATTAAGGAAGCATTAGGTGAAACTTTCATCAGTTATTTCATTGCCATGAAACATTATGAGttagaaactgaagaaatggaTAGTGAAAGGAACAAATGCCTGGGGTATTTTATTTAG
- the LGSN gene encoding lengsin isoform X1 — protein sequence MQLVVALPFSVLFRLCILLGFIFYCWLQNTAGIDNDEVDGNSICSFRKKKGIKGTTKHAPLLKNEKIEPSLTSKIPDPHPLQGTIVSSEPPLHHSLQNLNNFPLVENDRGDRGSSYFGSNVKGDMSGETHDIPENAHSGKIAIEKMQEGTETSGKTKLSMGVQSTGNTEKVECTETVCEEEASEKTEHKQEVWGRMDEENSKFHVTKMGSLESTATTQGSDTAVSLAPGISRQSLQELKKLLSEGPLPAHGPNYRDGSSGTFSQQNLKPVEKRAEKQGRPFETLSLHFGKDTQKYHSFHEEGAGQQSNPLLVLSSAGSDQPQPVGGEVDQPFLKQPETSMSAESSAPEIQFDSSAGNAASGREPDINSLRIPSLLHLFSHIEFIKQQMARDSIQFVRFESIDLHGVSRSKNVPSRFFHEKAIHGVAMPRSYLELTLNPKDNEIDYINATNFNCDIILNPDLSTFRILPWTEQTARVICDSFTVLGNPLMTSPRHIAKKQLSELQDNGFSLHSAFTYEFCIYGITEVVNSKTISFPAATILNNHDQTFIQELIEGMYSTGANIESFSSSSGPGQMEITFHPAFGIDAADSAFTFRTGIKEVAKKYSYIASFFSESGFYNSGALSHSLWDLSGQKNLFSAGYGAEELTDIGKNWLSGLLAHSAAISCLMAPTTSCRKPYSKYSKESKETVSAKWAYNDNSCAFNVKCHGGKGTHIENKLSSATANPYLVLAATIAAGLDGVKRGLRYDDTSQEEDHISDLKPSSIPLKLEDALVALEKDSCIKEALGETFISYFIAMKHYELETEEMDSERNKCLGYFI from the exons ATGCAGCTGGTGGTAGCACTccctttctctgttctgtttcgTTTATGCATATTACTTGGCTTTATATTTTATTGCTGGTTACAGAACACAGCTGGAATTGACAATGATGAAGTTGATGGCAACAGTATATGtagtttcagaaagaaaaagggaatcAAAGGTACCACAAAGCATGCTCCTCtattaaaaaatgagaagattGAGCCATCTCTCACCTCAAAAATCCCAGATCCTCATCCTCTTCAAGGAACCATTGTTAGTTCAGAACCACCACTGCATCATTCTCTTCAAAACCTGAATAATTTTCCTCTGGTAGAAAACGACAGAGGGGACAGAGGCAGTTCCTATTTTGGCAGCAACGTGAAAGGAGACATGTCTGGGGAAACACATGACATCCCAGAAAACGCTCACAGTGGGAAAATAGCAATAGAAAAAATGCAGGAGGGGACAGAGACATCAGGTAAAACAAAGCTGTCCATGGGTGTACAATCCACAGGCAACACAGAGAAAGTTGAATGCACAGAGACAGTGTGTGAAGAAGAGGCCAGTGAGAAGACAGAGCATAAACAAGAGGTCTGGGGCAGGATggatgaagaaaacagcaagtttCATGTGACAAAGATGGGTTCCCTGGAGAGCACTGCAACCACACAAGGGAGTGACACTGCTGTATCTTTAGCACCTGGCATTTCTAGACAAAGTCTGCAAGAGCTGAAAAAACTTCTGAGTGAAGGCCCTCTGCCTGCCCATGGGCCCAATTACAGAGACGGGTCAAGTGGCACTTTTAGTCAACAAAACCTGAAGCCTGTGgagaaaagagctgaaaaacaagGCAGGCCCTTTGAGACGCTTAGTCTCCATTTTGGAAAAGATACTCAAAAGTACCACAGTTTTCATGaggagggagcagggcagcagagcaaTCCTCTGCTGgtcctcagctctgcaggatctGATCAACCGCAACCAGTAGGAGGTGAGGTGGATCAGCCATTCCTGAAACAACCAGAGACTTCCATGAGTGCCGAAAGTTCTGCTCCTGAGATTCAGTTTGACTCTTCTGCAGGTAATGCTG CATCCGGCAGAGAACCTGATATAAACAGCCTCAGAATTCCAAGCCTCCTTCACCTGTTCTCTCACATTGAATTTATTAAGCAGCAGATGGCCAGGGACAGCATACAGTTCGTCAGATTTGAATCAATAGATCTCCATGGTGTGTCAAGATCAAAGAACGTTCCTTCTCGCTTTTTTCAT GAAAAAGCAATTCATGGTGTTGCCATGCCCAGAAGCTATCTTGAACTGACCCTTAATCCTAAGGATAATGAAATAGATTATATAAATGCAACCAATTTTAATTGTGACATAATCCTGAATCCTGATTTATCAACGTTTCGAATTCTACCCTGGACGGAGCAGACTGCTAGAGTGATATGTGATTCCTTCACTGTATTGGGCAACCCTCTAATGACCTCGCCTAGGCACATTGCCAAGAAGCAGCTGAGCGAGCTTCAGGACAATGGCTTTTCTCTACACTCTGCCTTCACTTATGAATTTTGTATTTATGGCATTACTGAGGTTGTAAATTCAAAGACAATATCCTTTCCTGCAGCAACAATACTAAATAACCATGACCAGACATTCATTCAGGAGCTCATTGAAGGAATGTATTCTACTGGGGCCAACattgaaagcttttcttcttctagtGGGCCTGGACAAATGGAGATTACTTTTCATCCAGCATTTGGCATAGATGCTGCTGACAGTGCCTTCACGTTTAGAACAGGTATTAAAGAAGTGGCTAAGAAGTATAGCTACATAGCTAGCTTTTTCTCAGAATCAGGATTCTACAATTCAGGTGCTCTCTCACATAGCCTGTGGGATCTGAGTGGCcagaagaatttgttttctgctggttATGGAGCTGAAGAGCTCACAGATATTGGAAAAAATTGGCTATCTGGTCTCCTGGCACACTCAGCAGCTATTAGCTGCTTGATGGCTCCAACCACCAGCTGCCGTAAGCCTTATTCCAAATACAGCAAAGAATCGAAGGAGACTGTAAGTGCAAAATGGGCATATAATGATAACAGCTGTGCCTTTAATGTCAAATGTCATGGTGGAAAAGGAACTCACATCGAGAATAAATTAAGTTCTGCTACAGCAAACCCCTACTTGGTACTTGCTGCTACTATTGCTGCAGGCCTAGATGGAGTAAAGAGAGGACTTAGGTATGATGATACATCTCAGGAAGAAGACCACATATCTGATCTGAAACCTTCATCCATCCCTCTGAAGCTAGAAGATGCTCTTGTGGCACTTGAGAAAGATTCATGCATTAAGGAAGCATTAGGTGAAACTTTCATCAGTTATTTCATTGCCATGAAACATTATGAGttagaaactgaagaaatggaTAGTGAAAGGAACAAATGCCTGGGGTATTTTATTTAG